One genomic segment of Vespa crabro chromosome 3, iyVesCrab1.2, whole genome shotgun sequence includes these proteins:
- the LOC124422852 gene encoding uncharacterized protein LOC124422852, with product MLEHAFDTRNYNECTEKDIENITMRIIRCVLCHTRTIRFIDNINSTFKTSIIIHLILGFMMILIAFIQVFSVEDIGKNKREFFMALFYMITIILWVSLFSYIGQMLLNKSAQILNKAYNSMWYLAPYKMQQLLLIIMIRCDKLSALIIGQTFVTFLELTTSILQNAISYAMVIRSIR from the exons ATGTTGGAACATGCATTTGATACGAGAAATTACAACGAATGTACAGAAAAGGATATCGAGAATATCACGATGAGAATAATACGTTGTGTTTTATGTCACACGAGAACTATACG ATTCATCGATAACATAAATTCGACATTtaaaacaagtataataattcacTTGATACTTGGATTTATGATGATTTTGATTGCGTTCATTCAA GTATTTTCTGTGGAAGATATTGgcaaaaataaaagggaattTTTCATGGCGCTATTCTATATGATTACTATCATTCTATGggtgtctcttttttcttacatcgGACAAATGTTACTGAATAAAAGCGCTCAGATATTGAATAAAGC TTACAATTCGATGTGGTATTTGGCGCCGTACAAGATGCAACAAttgttgttaattattatgattagatGCGACAAATTGTCGGCTCTGATTATCGGACAAACGTTTGTGACGTTCTTGGAATTGACCACATCG aTATTACAGAACGCGATATCTTATGCTATGGTCATACGTTCTATTCGTTGA